In Chloroflexota bacterium, one DNA window encodes the following:
- a CDS encoding inositol monophosphatase, which yields MTFLPMRELAERLAKTAGGLLMGYFGKELPLVRLRSTAKEAVTAYDKMADDLIVRGIRKAYPEHSVLTEESGLLSGNPDWLWIVDSLDGTGNFANWNPLFSVCIALMHKNELVVGTVYAPAINEFYIAEKGRGAFINGRRMRVSEVPEISRGYLLYCEGGSKDRVRTGWLLNRVYPEVVDIRKLGSAGLETAWVAAEKAEAYFTTSIEPWDVAAGVLLVTEAGGQVSDFQGSGWKPEKSDLLFSNRLVHAAILDLLKS from the coding sequence ATGACGTTTTTGCCCATGAGAGAACTGGCTGAGAGACTAGCCAAGACGGCAGGGGGTCTTTTGATGGGGTACTTCGGAAAAGAGCTGCCACTGGTCAGATTACGGAGTACGGCCAAGGAAGCCGTAACTGCTTATGACAAAATGGCTGATGACCTGATAGTTCGAGGAATCAGGAAGGCATATCCAGAGCACTCCGTCTTGACTGAGGAGAGCGGTTTGTTAAGCGGCAATCCTGACTGGCTCTGGATTGTAGATTCCCTGGACGGCACCGGCAACTTTGCCAATTGGAATCCTTTGTTTTCCGTGTGCATAGCCTTGATGCACAAGAATGAGCTTGTCGTAGGGACTGTCTATGCCCCCGCAATTAACGAGTTCTACATAGCAGAGAAGGGTAGGGGAGCCTTCATCAATGGGCGGAGAATGCGAGTTTCAGAGGTCCCAGAGATTAGCCGAGGCTATCTTCTCTACTGTGAGGGCGGCAGTAAGGATAGAGTGAGAACCGGTTGGCTGCTGAACAGGGTGTATCCGGAAGTTGTGGACATCCGGAAGCTGGGTTCGGCGGGTCTGGAAACGGCCTGGGTCGCGGCCGAAAAGGCGGAAGCCTATTTCACTACCAGCATCGAGCCGTGGGACGTTGCCGCAGGGGTGCTACTTGTTACTGAGGCAGGCGGACAGGTTAGTGATTTCCAGGGCAGTGGGTGGAAGCCGGAGAAGAGTGATCTTTTGTTTTCTAACCGACTGGTTCATGCAGCCATATTGGACCTCCTCAAGAGCTAG